Proteins from one Gemmatimonadaceae bacterium genomic window:
- the can gene encoding carbonate dehydratase → MADLEHLFANNHRWASKVVADHPRFFAELAAQQAPEYLWIGCSDSRVPANEIVNLLPGELFVHRNVANVVVHTDLNCLSVLQFAVDVLHVKHIMVVGHYGCGGVRAALEGNKLGLIDNWLRHVRDVYLSHRALVDAAGKTAAPDRLCELNAIEQAQHICETTIVQDAWARGRPLTVHAWVYSLRDGLLRDIGFSADSASRVEVAYKAALNGVRAAGGEPERRPAITR, encoded by the coding sequence ATGGCCGACCTCGAACACCTCTTCGCCAACAATCACCGCTGGGCCTCCAAGGTCGTGGCGGACCATCCGCGCTTTTTCGCCGAGCTGGCCGCGCAGCAGGCGCCGGAATATTTGTGGATCGGCTGCTCGGATTCTCGGGTTCCGGCGAACGAAATCGTCAATCTGCTCCCGGGCGAGCTGTTCGTGCATCGCAACGTCGCGAACGTCGTCGTGCACACAGACCTCAACTGTCTTTCCGTCCTGCAGTTCGCCGTCGACGTGCTGCACGTCAAGCACATCATGGTCGTGGGCCACTACGGCTGCGGCGGCGTACGCGCGGCGCTCGAGGGCAACAAGCTCGGGTTGATCGACAATTGGCTGCGGCACGTGCGCGATGTGTATCTGTCGCATCGCGCGCTCGTGGATGCCGCGGGCAAGACGGCCGCCCCCGACCGGCTGTGCGAGCTCAACGCGATCGAGCAGGCGCAGCACATCTGCGAGACCACCATCGTGCAGGACGCGTGGGCGCGCGGGCGACCGCTCACGGTGCACGCGTGGGTCTATTCACTGCGCGACGGGTTGCTGCGTGACATCGGCTTCAGTGCCGACTCGGCGTCGCGCGTGGAGGTCGCGTACAAAGCCGCGCTGAACGGCGTACGGGCCGCCGGCGGCGAACCGGAGCGGCGCCCCGCGATCACGCGCTAG
- a CDS encoding YtxH domain-containing protein, producing MCDSPGCHATLGAVLGGALAGALIGALAGLFAAGIPYP from the coding sequence GTGTGCGACTCGCCGGGGTGTCACGCGACCCTAGGTGCGGTGTTGGGCGGCGCACTCGCCGGCGCATTGATCGGCGCGTTGGCGGGATTGTTCGCCGCCGGCATTCCATATCCCTAG